Proteins found in one Melioribacteraceae bacterium 4301-Me genomic segment:
- a CDS encoding YggS family pyridoxal phosphate-dependent enzyme, translated as MIAQNLNIIEEKISETCLKTGRKRHEIKLIVVSKTQSIEVLKTAIELGIRDFGENKAQELKEKAEKISEKINWHFIGHLQTNKVKYIINFTEYIHSIDSIKIADEVNKRAESIKKVQKILLEVNTSGENTKFGLTNELELLKTAEYCAKKKNLSLVGLMTMAPFTREEKLIRKSFIRLRELKEFLNSSGLELTELSMGMSNDYQIAIEEGATMLRIGTALFGQRNN; from the coding sequence ATGATAGCTCAAAATCTTAATATAATTGAAGAAAAAATATCAGAAACATGCCTTAAAACGGGCAGAAAAAGACACGAAATTAAATTAATTGTAGTCTCTAAAACGCAGTCAATTGAGGTGCTCAAGACTGCTATTGAATTAGGCATTAGGGATTTCGGGGAAAATAAAGCTCAAGAACTAAAAGAAAAAGCCGAGAAAATATCTGAAAAAATAAATTGGCATTTTATCGGGCATCTTCAAACAAATAAAGTAAAATACATAATTAATTTTACTGAGTATATACATTCTATAGATTCAATTAAAATAGCTGACGAAGTTAATAAACGGGCAGAATCAATTAAAAAGGTTCAGAAAATATTATTAGAAGTGAATACATCAGGTGAAAATACAAAATTTGGTTTAACAAACGAATTAGAATTATTGAAAACAGCTGAATATTGTGCGAAAAAAAAGAATCTATCTTTAGTTGGCCTGATGACAATGGCTCCTTTTACAAGAGAGGAAAAATTAATAAGAAAAAGTTTTATTAGACTTCGAGAGCTAAAAGAATTTTTGAATTCAAGCGGGCTTGAATTAACTGAACTTTCAATGGGAATGAGTAACGATTATCAAATTGCGATTGAAGAAGGGGCTACCATGCTGAGGATCGGGACAGCACTTTTTGGCCAGAGAAATAATTAG
- a CDS encoding DivIVA domain-containing protein, with the protein MKFTPFGIKNQEFNKAVRGYDKEEVRAFLEKLSDEFERMLSEEERLKSELAKMEEQLKEFKKIEKNLQSALLSATESSTKALESAKKQSALMIKEAEVKAAQIIEKAKENADSVRNSVLSLREEKKLLIAKLKAVIESQTNLLDLIAQKKGPKKDLQQKKENTDSIENTEINVDDILERLL; encoded by the coding sequence ATGAAATTTACTCCTTTTGGAATTAAAAACCAGGAATTTAACAAGGCTGTAAGAGGATATGATAAAGAAGAAGTGCGGGCGTTCCTCGAAAAGTTATCTGATGAATTTGAAAGAATGCTTTCAGAAGAAGAAAGGCTGAAAAGTGAATTAGCTAAAATGGAAGAACAACTTAAAGAGTTTAAAAAAATTGAAAAGAATCTTCAATCAGCTTTACTAAGTGCTACTGAATCGAGTACGAAAGCTCTGGAGTCTGCTAAAAAGCAATCAGCGTTGATGATTAAAGAGGCAGAAGTTAAGGCAGCACAAATTATTGAAAAAGCTAAAGAAAATGCTGATTCAGTTAGAAATTCAGTTTTGTCTTTGCGTGAAGAAAAAAAACTTTTAATTGCCAAGCTCAAAGCAGTAATCGAATCTCAAACTAATTTGTTGGATTTAATTGCTCAAAAAAAGGGACCTAAAAAAGATTTACAACAAAAAAAAGAAAATACTGATTCAATAGAAAATACTGAAATTAATGTTGACGATATTTTGGAGAGATTATTATGA
- a CDS encoding purine-nucleoside phosphorylase yields MSQLRQMISETLSVIKEKTKKEYPIGIILGTGLGGLVKEIEIELEIDYQDLPHFPLSTVESHKGKLIFGKIEGKDIVAMQGRFHYYEGYSMKQITYPVRVMKTLGVNTLLVSNACGGMNPLFKKGDIMLITDHINLLGDNPLIGKNEDEFGPRFPDMSEPYSMELIELAEQVALENRIKVQKGVYIAVPGPNLETKAEYRFLRATGADVVGMSTVPENIVANHMGMKVLGISIITDECFPDSLKPVKVEEIIDTAMKAEPKMTLIMKEVIRRLK; encoded by the coding sequence ATGAGTCAACTTAGACAAATGATTTCCGAAACCTTATCTGTTATTAAAGAAAAAACAAAAAAGGAATATCCAATTGGAATTATATTGGGTACTGGGTTAGGGGGATTAGTAAAAGAAATTGAAATTGAGCTTGAGATTGACTATCAAGATCTTCCCCACTTTCCGCTTTCCACCGTAGAATCTCATAAGGGCAAGCTAATATTTGGTAAGATTGAGGGCAAAGACATAGTTGCTATGCAGGGTCGGTTTCATTATTATGAAGGTTATTCAATGAAACAAATTACATATCCAGTACGCGTCATGAAAACTTTAGGCGTAAATACACTTTTAGTTTCTAATGCTTGTGGCGGTATGAACCCTTTGTTTAAAAAAGGCGATATTATGTTGATTACAGATCATATAAATTTATTAGGAGACAATCCACTAATTGGCAAAAATGAGGATGAGTTTGGTCCTAGATTCCCTGACATGAGTGAACCTTATTCTATGGAACTGATTGAATTAGCTGAACAAGTAGCTTTAGAGAATCGCATTAAAGTTCAAAAGGGTGTGTACATTGCTGTGCCAGGTCCTAACCTTGAAACAAAAGCTGAATATAGATTTCTAAGAGCTACTGGTGCTGATGTGGTAGGTATGTCAACTGTTCCTGAAAATATAGTGGCAAACCACATGGGAATGAAGGTGCTTGGAATAAGTATAATTACTGATGAATGTTTTCCTGATTCTCTTAAGCCTGTAAAAGTTGAAGAGATAATTGATACTGCAATGAAAGCTGAGCCAAAAATGACCTTAATTATGAAGGAAGTTATTAGAAGATTAAAATGA